A section of the Thermodesulfobacteriota bacterium genome encodes:
- the yedF gene encoding sulfurtransferase-like selenium metabolism protein YedF → MAFQVDARGLGCPEPLILTKNAIEKHDEVEVLLDSPSALENIKRMALDKKLEIKVSEENGTYRVLIVKPKTEDAKPETVPENQDKNTVLVITSQAMGRGDEELGKVLMRAFLHTVSEIEKKPEKIVLYNEGVILAKKDSSCLEELKTLERQGVEIILCGTCVNYFKIKEDIRVGRISNMYEIVEALFSAKRILYP, encoded by the coding sequence ATGGCTTTTCAAGTGGATGCAAGAGGTCTTGGCTGCCCTGAACCTTTAATCCTTACGAAAAACGCAATCGAAAAGCACGATGAGGTGGAGGTTCTTTTAGACAGTCCTTCCGCTTTGGAGAACATAAAACGGATGGCCCTTGATAAAAAACTGGAGATAAAGGTAAGTGAGGAAAACGGAACATACAGGGTATTGATAGTAAAACCAAAGACAGAGGATGCAAAACCTGAGACCGTACCGGAAAACCAAGATAAAAATACCGTTCTTGTTATTACATCCCAGGCGATGGGAAGAGGCGATGAAGAACTGGGCAAGGTCCTTATGCGGGCCTTCCTTCATACAGTTTCAGAAATCGAAAAGAAGCCCGAAAAAATCGTCCTTTACAATGAAGGGGTCATTCTTGCCAAAAAAGATTCGTCATGTTTGGAAGAACTAAAAACCTTGGAGAGACAAGGTGTGGAGATAATACTTTGCGGTACTTGCGTGAACTACTTCAAAATTAAAGAAGATATTCGAGTGGGTAGGATCTCTAACATGTACGAGATAGTGGAAGCTCTTTTTTCCGCCAAAAGGATCCTCTATCCATGA
- a CDS encoding DUF3343 domain-containing protein, protein MSYCYVLLSSINYVLAAEKIIKELKIPYSIVPVPRELSSDCGVCIRIRESDKNVVESLLLARFEDVRIEKK, encoded by the coding sequence ATGAGTTACTGCTACGTACTTTTAAGCTCCATAAATTATGTTTTGGCTGCTGAAAAGATAATCAAGGAGCTAAAAATACCTTATAGCATCGTTCCTGTCCCAAGAGAGCTAAGTTCAGATTGTGGCGTGTGCATAAGAATTCGCGAAAGTGATAAAAACGTAGTCGAATCTCTCTTATTAGCCAGATTTGAAGATGTAAGAATCGAGAAAAAGTAA
- a CDS encoding HgcAB-associated protein → MVRYSKIKCHRGTDQEFTGSLRIESLVTIDERGQMVLPKEIREKADIRPGDKLVVITFEKGGEVCCISLIKASSFADMAKDMIGPLIGGILKKGGK, encoded by the coding sequence ATGGTTAGGTACAGCAAAATTAAATGCCATCGTGGAACTGATCAAGAATTCACTGGGTCTTTAAGGATTGAATCCCTTGTCACAATCGATGAGAGGGGTCAGATGGTTCTTCCAAAAGAGATAAGGGAGAAAGCAGACATAAGGCCCGGTGATAAACTCGTTGTCATTACCTTCGAGAAGGGTGGCGAAGTATGCTGCATATCGCTTATTAAGGCGAGCAGCTTTGCTGACATGGCAAAGGACATGATAGGCCCTTTGATTGGAGGAATATTAAAAAAAGGAGGCAAATAA
- the arsM gene encoding arsenite methyltransferase, whose amino-acid sequence MERSNLKEIVKTAYGKIAKEASSCCGQHSGCCGNPDFQKEIYRKTGYSEEDLAQVPQEANLGLGCGNPSLYAGLREGEKVLDIGSGAGFDCFLASKMVGRTGKVIGVDITKEMVNKAKAIAKKEGYDNVEFIVGDMESLPISENSIDVVISNCAINLSTDKGRVFAEVYRIVKPGGRIAISDTVLSKELPDSVKNSIDAYISCVSGALMREEYLRILKDSGFCDVKIIEESFFSQGEFTPDSVSSLRSISVLAFKPKEG is encoded by the coding sequence ATGGAGAGATCAAATCTAAAAGAAATAGTGAAAACCGCGTACGGTAAGATTGCAAAAGAGGCTTCATCTTGTTGCGGTCAACACTCGGGGTGTTGTGGAAATCCGGACTTCCAAAAAGAGATTTATCGAAAAACAGGTTATTCGGAAGAGGATCTAGCCCAGGTACCTCAAGAAGCGAATCTCGGACTTGGTTGCGGGAATCCTTCTTTATACGCAGGATTAAGGGAAGGTGAAAAAGTATTAGATATAGGATCAGGAGCTGGATTCGACTGCTTTCTCGCATCAAAAATGGTGGGAAGGACGGGTAAAGTAATAGGGGTCGATATAACAAAAGAGATGGTAAATAAAGCAAAAGCCATCGCAAAAAAGGAAGGATATGATAACGTCGAATTCATCGTCGGAGACATGGAGAGTCTCCCAATCTCAGAAAACTCCATTGATGTTGTCATTTCAAACTGTGCTATAAACCTTTCCACTGATAAGGGGCGTGTCTTTGCCGAAGTCTATAGAATCGTAAAACCTGGCGGAAGAATAGCTATATCTGATACTGTGCTTTCAAAAGAACTTCCAGATTCCGTGAAAAATTCGATCGATGCTTACATTTCTTGCGTATCTGGGGCATTGATGAGGGAGGAATATTTAAGGATTTTGAAAGATAGCGGATTTTGTGACGTAAAGATAATCGAGGAGAGCTTCTTTTCTCAAGGAGAGTTTACGCCCGATAGTGTCTCTTCTTTGAGGAGTATAAGCGTTTTGGCCTTCAAACCGAAAGAAGGCTAG
- the gltX gene encoding glutamate--tRNA ligase, which yields MLMVRTRFAPSPTGYLHIGGARTALFNYLFARHEKGKMILRIEDTDVQRSKKEYTEDIIEGLTWLGIEWDEGPYFQRERLEEYKKFAYILLQRGLAYRCYCPPELLEEKRKNAIKEGKKPSYDRTCRDKNLDFGDRPFVIRFKTPLTGNVTFEDIIRGRITFQCEELDDLIILRSDNTPTYNFTVVVDDALMGITHVIRGDDHINNTPRQILIYEALGFRIPEFAHVPMILGKDRTKLSKRHGAVSLLEYRREGFLPEALVNYIARLGWAYKDQEIFTKEELIEKFELKDVGKSPSVFDLEKLIWLNSHYIRTLPLELISTRLLPFLLELGIDVKDRDYLLKVVRTLNTRAKTLKEMAHMAYFYFKDDYDFEKAAKEKYFTQKGKEVLLFFLESFESIETISEDGLRDIFGKVSSEFGIKLVDAVQIVRLAISGRLATPGIFEVIEILGKEETKKRVKRAIAEIDG from the coding sequence TTGCTTATGGTAAGAACAAGATTCGCACCGAGCCCTACTGGTTATCTTCACATAGGCGGGGCAAGGACCGCCCTTTTTAACTACCTCTTTGCTCGGCATGAAAAGGGAAAGATGATTTTGAGAATTGAGGATACAGACGTTCAAAGATCGAAAAAAGAGTATACAGAGGACATAATAGAAGGACTCACATGGTTGGGAATAGAATGGGATGAAGGTCCGTATTTTCAGAGGGAAAGGCTTGAGGAGTACAAAAAATTTGCGTACATCTTACTTCAAAGAGGGCTCGCTTATAGGTGCTATTGTCCACCTGAGCTACTTGAGGAGAAGAGGAAAAATGCCATAAAGGAAGGCAAAAAACCGTCCTACGATAGGACTTGCAGGGACAAAAATCTCGATTTTGGGGACAGGCCATTTGTAATCAGGTTCAAAACCCCACTTACAGGAAATGTTACCTTCGAAGATATAATTCGAGGCAGAATCACGTTCCAATGCGAAGAACTCGACGATCTCATAATTCTAAGAAGCGACAATACACCAACCTATAACTTCACAGTCGTAGTCGATGATGCCCTCATGGGCATAACCCATGTCATCAGAGGCGACGACCACATAAACAATACACCGAGGCAAATCCTCATATACGAGGCCTTAGGCTTTAGAATTCCAGAATTCGCACACGTTCCCATGATTCTGGGAAAAGACAGGACAAAGTTAAGTAAACGGCACGGAGCGGTCTCTCTCTTAGAATACAGGAGGGAGGGTTTTTTGCCCGAAGCATTAGTCAACTACATAGCGAGACTCGGATGGGCCTATAAAGATCAAGAAATTTTCACAAAAGAAGAGCTTATAGAAAAGTTTGAACTAAAAGATGTTGGAAAATCTCCTTCTGTCTTCGATTTAGAAAAACTCATCTGGCTTAATAGCCATTACATACGTACCTTGCCTTTAGAGCTTATATCGACTCGTCTACTACCCTTTCTTTTGGAACTGGGAATAGATGTAAAGGATCGAGATTACTTACTGAAAGTCGTACGCACTCTAAATACAAGGGCCAAGACTCTAAAAGAGATGGCCCATATGGCATACTTCTACTTTAAAGACGACTACGACTTCGAAAAAGCCGCAAAGGAAAAGTACTTCACCCAAAAGGGAAAGGAGGTCCTCCTCTTTTTCCTTGAGAGTTTTGAGAGCATAGAAACTATAAGCGAGGATGGCCTCAGAGACATATTTGGAAAGGTATCGAGCGAGTTTGGGATTAAGCTTGTAGATGCGGTTCAGATTGTAAGGCTTGCAATTTCAGGTAGGCTCGCAACTCCTGGTATCTTTGAGGTCATAGAGATTCTTGGGAAGGAAGAGACGAAAAAGAGAGTCAAAAGGGCAATAGCGGAGATCGATGGATGA